From Camelina sativa cultivar DH55 chromosome 5, Cs, whole genome shotgun sequence:
TATAGAGGAGATGGTGAAATTCACACTCGATTACCGTGTAGAATTCGGTTTAGGGCTTACCGGTGATTTCTGCTCCGGTCTTCTTTCCGGCGGTGGAGGAATCGAATCGTCTTCCCAAGCTTTGCTACACAGATTTGGAGATACTGTAGAAGCATTTGCAGGTGTTCCTGAGTATCCTCTGTACAAGCGTCTTGCTTTAGGTCTGCTGAATTCAATTGGTTGTGGTTCTTTCTGTGGAGCTTTTGAGAAGATCTCGTTGGGGAAGGAGGTGATCTGGTTGAAGGAGAGAGAGGATGAGTGGGGCAAGCTGATGATCCTAAAGGGTTTCGAGTTAGTCAATGTGAGTGACTTTTAGATTCATAGTTGATCTTCAAAAAGcaaatttttttggtagattAAGTCTGTACTCAGTTGTGAATTTTGAAGATTCATGCCTTTGGTATTAGGGGTTATCAGAGTAATCAATGCTTAgcttttggtttgctttttattGTTAGAAGTTGTGTTCACTTTTGTAACATTCTCACAGGTCTTGAAGGATGTAGCTTGCGAGCTTCACGTTCAAGAGCCCTTATTCTCCCTTATGAAAGGTACTCATTTCCTTTTTAGATGCCTGTGAATAGCAATATGAAGTGGCAAAAGTTCCTGATCTGAATCTCGGTTGCTTGATTTTGAATGGATATATTAGATGGCATCAAAACAGTTGAGGCAAGGTGTTTTGAAGCTGAGTATGATAGGTATGAGAAGTGAAAAGTTACTGAGCTTGGTTACTTCTGTGTCTCTTGTGTTCACAAATGTTGTTTGATTTCCTCAGACTCAGACGAAGAGGTTCAATGGTTATGGTAAATAAATGTCTCATGTTTGAAGTTCTGGTGAGATATATATGCTGACatcattttgttttgcttttgtgttcCTGCAAACGATTTCTTGTGATTGATTCTCTTAGATATATAGGAAGTTCACCAATATCAGTCCTTTTACGAGCTGTTGAAAGCCGAGAGTTCAGAGAAAGTGTTTCCTGGCACTGAAACAGTGGAAGAAGgtttgctttgttctttgtttggtCTTTAGCCATTAACTTCCGTGTAAGTTCTGTTTCAAAGATTTTAGATTCCTAGGTATGCAAATGTTTAGGAAGTTGTATGATATGGACCAAGAGAATTTCAGTGGTGTTGTGGCAATCCGTCTTACTAAATCAGTTATTCAGCCTTGTGTTGCTTTGGCTCAAATACTGTCTGTGAGTTCAAGTTTTTTTCAGTCTTCGCCTCTGTGATTTATAATTCTTATTCATTGTTCCTGCCAAAAAACTCATATAACTTGCAGGGATTAAGTTACATTGGCGTGC
This genomic window contains:
- the LOC104785009 gene encoding uncharacterized protein LOC104785009 isoform X2 — translated: MERLRDCIEEMVKFTLDYRVEFGLGLTGDFCSGLLSGGGGIESSSQALLHRFGDTVEAFAGVPEYPLYKRLALGLLNSIGCGSFCGAFEKISLGKEVIWLKEREDEWGKLMILKGFELVNVLKDVACELHVQEPLFSLMKDGIKTVEARCFEAEYDRLRRRGSMVMVNKCLMFEVLEVHQYQSFYELLKAESSEKVFPGTETVEEGSCMIWTKRISVVLWQSVLLNQLFSLVLLWLKYCL
- the LOC104785009 gene encoding uncharacterized protein LOC104785009 isoform X1; this translates as MERLRDCIEEMVKFTLDYRVEFGLGLTGDFCSGLLSGGGGIESSSQALLHRFGDTVEAFAGVPEYPLYKRLALGLLNSIGCGSFCGAFEKISLGKEVIWLKEREDEWGKLMILKGFELVNVLKDVACELHVQEPLFSLMKDGIKTVEARCFEAEYDRLRRRGSMVMVNKCLMFEVLEVHQYQSFYELLKAESSEKVFPGTETVEEGMQMFRKLYDMDQENFSGVVAIRLTKSVIQPCVALAQILSGLSYIGVQSLLGLSHTTGSIFHALPPQRSILFSSFMLPYKPKIKGCKLSHGARALAKHVDRSSDGFWGVLHGTESDKNRHAMDIISRFIGHCCWMNMHIVPPHGEVLEIRVAQGYGARWTRDGTKFIGFLEPYMEDGHSMAWKH